GATACCACCACGCCGTTTCGATTTGTCGAAAGCATATACGGCATCGGGCAGTGGGTTGGCGCGCATCGCTTGAAGAACATGCACCAGATGCTTTGGTATTCCTCTGCAGACGATGCCGCAGGCATGTACCGCTGCTGCAATGATTTCACACAATATTTGTGATGAACGCATCACCACAAGGAGATTCTCATGAGCACGGCCTTGAAAACCGCCTCTGTTCTGGCTTTTGAACGGAAACTTGAGCCCTCCGATGCCATATTGTTTTCTGGAAACTGGGAGACACGCAATACGGAAAAAGCCTGGGGGGCCATTGCCATCCGGGAAAAATCCGTGCGCGGCACCATCTCGAACCGGCTGCACCTCAAGGATAAGGACAAGGAAAAAGACGCGGCCAAGCTGGATGCGGCCATTGAAAATCCCAACCTGCAGACTGTGGATGTTGCCACGCTTGCTGCAGGACAGGACACCCTGAAGGTCAGCTTTACGGTACGGGTGCTTCCTGGCACGGGTCAGCCTTCGGCATGCAACGAGCCCGCCTATCGCGCCAAGCTCCTGGCCACGGTGGAAGCCTATGCCAGGGAGCATACCTTTGCGGAGTTGGGACGTCGTTACGCCTTCAATCTGGCCAATGGCAGGTTCCTCTGGCGCAATCGCATGGGCGCCGAGCAGGTGGAAGTCTGCATCCAACGGCTGGAGAACGGGCAGCCCAGCGTCACCTGGACGGTGGATGCCTTGCAGTTCCCGTTGCGTTCCTTTGACGCTCCTGCAGCGGGAAACGCTGCGGTCGATGAACTGGGCGCATTGATTGCCCAGGGGCTGCGGGGAGAAACCCACGTGCTGCTGCAGGTGACGGCCTTTGCCCGCCTGGGCATGGGGCAGGAAGTGTTCCCGTCGCAGGAACTCATTCTGGATCGAGGCAGGGGCGACAAGAGCAAAACCTTGTATGATGTCAGCGGTGTTGCAGGCATCCATTCGCAAAAGGTCGGCAATGCCATCCGTTCCATCGACACTTGGTATCCCGGGGCTGACGAACTTGGGCCCATTGCCGTGGAGCCATATGGTTCTGTGACGACTCAGGGCAAGGCCTATCGCCAACCAAAGGACAAGGTGGATTTTTACACCCTGCTCGACAACTGGATGCTGAAGGACAAGGTGCCTGCGTTGGAGCAGCAGCATTTTGTCATGGCTGTGTTGATCCGGGGCGGTGTGTTTGGCGACAAGGAGTAATCCATGGATCATTACATTGAATTTCGTCTGCTGGAAGACCCGGAATTCGCGCCGGCCCAGCTCATGAATGTGCTGTTTGGCAAGCTGCATCTTGCCCTGGCTGAACGAGGGTGTGATGATATCGGGGTCAGCTTTCCGGATGGGGACAACTGTCGCACCCTCGGCACACGGTTGCGGCTGCATGGCACTGCTGCTGCCTTGGGCCGTCTGATGCAGGGCAACTGGACGGCTGGCATCCGTGATCATGTGGCTCAATCGCCGGTGCAGCCTGTGCCTGCTGGGGCCAGGTATCGCGCCTTGTATCGGGTGCAGGCGAAAAGCAATCCTGAGCGGTTGCGTCGTCGCAGGATGAAGCGCCACGGGGTGGATGCGGAAGCCGCCGCCCGGCAGATTCCAGACAACGCGGTGGAGGTGCTCAAGCTGCCATATGTGCAGGTGGCAAGCCAGAGCTCGGGGCAGCGTTTTCGCCTCTTTTTTCAATACGGGCCAGTGGAAGCGGAAGCGCGAAATGGGGAGTTTAACGCATACGGCTTGAGCCGTGGGGCCACCATCCCCTGGTTTTGACCCTTTTTTTGACCGGGCAAATGCGGACAATGATTTCAGGGCATTGCGAATGCCACTCGAAAAAGGGTCCCTGATGAGTAAGAGGCAGTTTGTCTTGAAATATGATGTGGTTCAAGCTAAACTGCCTCAGTTCACTGCCGCATAGGCAGCTCAGAAAGTCCAGATATGTGCCAGTGGGGTCAACGTACGGTTCACTGCCGCATAGGCAGCTCAGAAACGCAGAGATGCCGGCCAGTATGAACCTGAAGGACGCCGAGCCCCTCGGCTTCCGGGGCATGCTCGCCGCCATGCGCGACCCCGAACTGCGCGAGGGTCTGGGCGTGGGCCTGCAAATGGCAAAGTCTCTCCAGAAACTGAAGTAATCCACCAGCGTACACGGTGAATCACGAGGTGCATATGTCCAAGAAAATTCTCATCATCGACGACGATCCGGATATCGTGTCCTACCTGAAGGACGTGTTCGACGAGGCCGGCTTCACCACGTTCGTGGCCTCCAACGGGGTGGAGGGCCTGGAACGCGCCCAGGTGCATCGCCCGGACCTCATCACCCTGGATATGGACATGCCCGGCCGCGGCGGCACGCTGTTCTATGTCAAACTGCGCCAGGAACCGTCCCTGGCCGAGATTCCGGTCATCGTCATCTCCGGCGTCGGCCCCCGCCCGCCGGCAATTAACAAGAACGTCCCCGTGCTCTCCAAGCCCGTGGATCCCCAGAAAACCCTGGCCCTGGCCAAGGAAATGATGGGCGCGTAAGAACAGGCGACACCGAAGCGCGAGGGGGAACCCCTTTCTACAGAAAGGGGTTCCCCGACAACATCCGACGCAGGAGCCGAGCATGCAAGACGGGTTGCCCGAGCGTGTTCTGATCGTGGACGACGAAGCCCCCATCCGGGAGGTGCTGGAGCTGTCCGTGGCCGACCTGGGCTACGCCGTGCAGACCGCCGCCCATGGGGAGGCCGCCCTGGCAGCCTGCGAAACCTTCGGCCCCGGCATCGTGCTCACGGACATCAAGATGCCCGGCATGGACGGCATCGAGCTGCTCAAGCGCATCAAGGCGGCCTGGCCGGATATCGAGGTCATCATGGTCAGCGGGCACGGGGATATGGAGCTGGCCATCAAGAGTCTGCAACTGGAGGCCATGGACTTCATCACCAAGCCCGTGCGCGACGAGTTGCTGGTGAACGCCCTCAAGCGGGCCTCGGAAAAGATTGCCATGCGCCGCCAGCTTCGGGAGCACACGCAAAACCTGGAGCGCATCGTCAAGGAAAAAAGCGCCCGCCTGGTGGAGCTGGAACGCCAACTGGCCGTGGGTCAGGTGGTGGAGGGCCTCTCCACGGCCATGCGCAGCCTTGCCGCGGCCTTCGAGGAAGGCCCCAGCTACTTCAACGAGCTGCCGTGCTTCATCTCCATCCACAACAGGTATCTGGAGATTGTGGCCGCAAACCAGCTGTGCAAAACCCGCCTGGGCGATCTGGTGGGGCACCATTCCTGGGAAGCCTACGCCGACCGCGCCGGCAGCGGCAACGCCTGCCCGGTGTGGCAGACCATCGAGACCGGCAAGGCCCAGCGCAGCCGCGAACGCCTGCGGGACAAGGACGGCCAGGAGATCCCGGTCATCGTCCACACGGCTCCCATCCTCAACCAGGACGGGCAGGTGGAGTTGGTGGTGGAGCTTTCGGTGGATGTCTCGGAAGTGAACCGCCTGCAGGAGGAACTACGCGCGGCCCGGGAAAAATG
This sequence is a window from Megalodesulfovibrio gigas DSM 1382 = ATCC 19364. Protein-coding genes within it:
- the csy3 gene encoding type I-F CRISPR-associated protein Csy3: MSTALKTASVLAFERKLEPSDAILFSGNWETRNTEKAWGAIAIREKSVRGTISNRLHLKDKDKEKDAAKLDAAIENPNLQTVDVATLAAGQDTLKVSFTVRVLPGTGQPSACNEPAYRAKLLATVEAYAREHTFAELGRRYAFNLANGRFLWRNRMGAEQVEVCIQRLENGQPSVTWTVDALQFPLRSFDAPAAGNAAVDELGALIAQGLRGETHVLLQVTAFARLGMGQEVFPSQELILDRGRGDKSKTLYDVSGVAGIHSQKVGNAIRSIDTWYPGADELGPIAVEPYGSVTTQGKAYRQPKDKVDFYTLLDNWMLKDKVPALEQQHFVMAVLIRGGVFGDKE
- the cas6f gene encoding type I-F CRISPR-associated endoribonuclease Cas6/Csy4; its protein translation is MDHYIEFRLLEDPEFAPAQLMNVLFGKLHLALAERGCDDIGVSFPDGDNCRTLGTRLRLHGTAAALGRLMQGNWTAGIRDHVAQSPVQPVPAGARYRALYRVQAKSNPERLRRRRMKRHGVDAEAAARQIPDNAVEVLKLPYVQVASQSSGQRFRLFFQYGPVEAEARNGEFNAYGLSRGATIPWF
- a CDS encoding DUF1641 domain-containing protein; this translates as MNLKDAEPLGFRGMLAAMRDPELREGLGVGLQMAKSLQKLK
- a CDS encoding response regulator, which translates into the protein MSKKILIIDDDPDIVSYLKDVFDEAGFTTFVASNGVEGLERAQVHRPDLITLDMDMPGRGGTLFYVKLRQEPSLAEIPVIVISGVGPRPPAINKNVPVLSKPVDPQKTLALAKEMMGA